In Candidatus Fusobacterium pullicola, the genomic window TTATAGAGTTGGTGTATCTAAAGATTTATCTTTAGCATTGACAATACTAATAATAGGATTAGTACCACTTATTTGTGTTATTGCTCTTGGAAAAAATTTAAAAAAGAAAAGAAAACAGTGTAAATACAAATTTTAAATCATATAATATATGGGCATCAAAGGAGAAACAAAATGGAATGGAAAGTTCTTGAAGTTCAAGATAAAAAGATAATTGATAAGTATACAAAGGAAAGATTTAATACTTGTGATTATAATTTTACAAATCAAATTTTATGGAGTATAGGTGAGAAAACAAGATATAAGATAGAAGAGGATATACTGTATTTAAAAGGTATTTATGAGGAAGAGGAGTATTATTATATGCCGATTCCTAAAAATGAAGAGATAGAAACTATATCTAGGTGGAAAGAGGGAATAAAGAATATAATTCAAAATGAAAAAATGAGAATTATTTTAGTACCTGAGTATTGGAAAAATATATTAGAAGATGAATTTTATTTAGAAGAGAGAAGAGAAAGTTTTGATTATATTTATAGTTCTGAGGATCTAGGAACCTTAAAGGGGAGAAAATATTCTAAGAAAAAAAATAGAATTAATAATTTTAAGAAATTATATAATTATACATATGAAAAAATAAATGAAAAAAATGTGAATGAGGTTATAGAGTTTCAAAAAAATTGGTGTAAAAATAGAGAGTGTTATCTTTCAGCTGTATTAAATAATGAAAATTTAGGGATAATAAATTTATTAAACAATTTTAAAGAGTTAGAGTTTATGGGGGCTATTTTAAGAGTAGAGGGAGAGATAATTGCATATTCACTAGGAGAGATATTGAATAGTGAATATGGAGTGATACATATTGAAAAGGGGCTTAATGAATATATTGGAAGTTATCAATTAATAAATCATCTTTTTGCTCAAAATGAGTTTTCAAATTGTAAGTATATTAATCGTGAAGATGATTTTGGAGATAAAGGATTAAGAGAAGCAAAAGAATCTTATCATCCAATTTTCTTATTAAAAAAATATGAGATAGTTGGAATAAAATAGACAAAGGAGGATAATATGAGAAGAGTTCTTTTTTTATTAATAACTTTTTTAATATTTATATTAAGTGGTTGTGATGGTGAAAAAATATCAATATCAAATAAAATAGAAGTAATTTCATCTGATTATCAGGGAGAGGGTAGATATTATAAGTATGATATAAAGATACCTCAAATTAAAGATGAATCTAGTGAAGATTTTACATACTTTAATTTAACTATGCAGGAGAATATGAGATATATAATTGAAAATCTTGCTACAAAAGAGAATGATGGTGGGATACAGGAGGCTTATATCTCTTTTACTAATAATGAAAATAGTTTTGGAGTTTTATCAATATCTGTTTTAACAAATATATATACTGGTGGAGCTCACTTTGAAAACAATTTAGAGTGCTATAATTTAAATTTAAAGGATAAAACAATTTTAGCTTTAGATAAAATTTTCAAAGAGGAAGCAGTCGAATATTTTAATATGAAAATAAATGATATAATAAAAAGTGGAGCTAAAGTATATAATACTAAGGGTGGACAAGTTATATTTTTTGATAATGCAGAGGCTAATATTAATAATGCTGTATTATCTTTTGAAGGGGATAACGTAGTTTTTACATTTTTAGAGTATGATTTATCACCATATTCTAGTGGAATGCCAGTATTTAAATTTAATAAAAAAGAGGTTAAAAAGTATTTTAATTAGAAGTATCAAAAGTATAATTATAATTAAAAAAAGTTGATTTATATATAAAAAAGATGATATAATACCCTGTATATATTAATTATTTAGGAGATAAAAAATGGAAATGAAAGATATTATTGCTAAAGTTAACTATTTTTCAAAACTTGCAAGGGAAAGAGAGTTAACAGAGGCTGAAAAAGAAGAGAGAGAAAAATATAGAAAACTTTATTTAGAACAGTTTAAGGCTCAAGTAAGAGGACATCTAGATAGAATTAAAATTGTAGATGGAGAAGTTGAAAATAACGGTAATAATAAGATTAAGATAATATAATTTTGATGGGGGCATATGCTATGAAAAAAGTTACAGTAAAATCTCTATATAGAGAAACAGAAAAATACCTAGATCAAGAAATAGTAATTAACGGTTGGGTAAAGAAAATAAGAGACCAAAAAAACTTTGGATTTATAGAGGTAAATGATGGTTCTTTCTTTAAAGGAGTACAGGTTGTATTTGATACAAGACTTAGCAACTTTGAAGAAATTTCACGTCTTTCAATTATTTCATCAATAGAGGTAAAAGGAAAGCTAGTAAAATCACAAGGTGCGGGGCAAGCTTTCGAAATAATGGCAGAAGAGATAAATGTATTCCAAAAAGCTGACTTAGAATATCCTTTACAAAATAAGAGACATACTTTTGAGTACTTAAGAACAAAGGCTCATTTAAGACCTAGAACAAATACATTCTCAGCAGTATTTAGGGTAAGATCAGTAGTAGCTTATGCTATACATAAGTTTTTCCAAGAAAATGGATTTGTATATGTTCATACACCAATCATAACAGGCTCTGATTGTGAGGGAGCAGGAGAGATGTTTAGAGTAACTACTCTAGATTTAAATGATCTTCCTAA contains:
- a CDS encoding DUF4163 domain-containing protein; this translates as MRRVLFLLITFLIFILSGCDGEKISISNKIEVISSDYQGEGRYYKYDIKIPQIKDESSEDFTYFNLTMQENMRYIIENLATKENDGGIQEAYISFTNNENSFGVLSISVLTNIYTGGAHFENNLECYNLNLKDKTILALDKIFKEEAVEYFNMKINDIIKSGAKVYNTKGGQVIFFDNAEANINNAVLSFEGDNVVFTFLEYDLSPYSSGMPVFKFNKKEVKKYFN
- a CDS encoding DUF2156 domain-containing protein encodes the protein MEWKVLEVQDKKIIDKYTKERFNTCDYNFTNQILWSIGEKTRYKIEEDILYLKGIYEEEEYYYMPIPKNEEIETISRWKEGIKNIIQNEKMRIILVPEYWKNILEDEFYLEERRESFDYIYSSEDLGTLKGRKYSKKKNRINNFKKLYNYTYEKINEKNVNEVIEFQKNWCKNRECYLSAVLNNENLGIINLLNNFKELEFMGAILRVEGEIIAYSLGEILNSEYGVIHIEKGLNEYIGSYQLINHLFAQNEFSNCKYINREDDFGDKGLREAKESYHPIFLLKKYEIVGIK
- a CDS encoding DUF896 domain-containing protein; protein product: MEMKDIIAKVNYFSKLARERELTEAEKEEREKYRKLYLEQFKAQVRGHLDRIKIVDGEVENNGNNKIKII